A stretch of the Amycolatopsis sp. BJA-103 genome encodes the following:
- the pstA gene encoding phosphate ABC transporter permease PstA, with protein sequence MSTTLEKTPASTPAFQQVSLARKTKNGIATVLIWLSFLIAVVPLVWLLATVVINGVKRIPYSNWWTEDFGSVLSDEVGGGVLHAVIGSVLQGLVCAVIAVPIGMLVSIYLVEYGRGKLAKITTFMVDILSGVPSIVAALFIYALWITTFGLPRSGFAVSLALVLLMIPVVVRSSEEMLRIVPDDLREASYALGVPKWKTIMKIVLPTALSGIIGGIMMALARVMGETAPLLVLVGYSAYVNWDIFGGEQAALPLLMNNERVSNPFDEGTVAFDRIWGAALTLVLIIAIVNLLAMLFARLVAPKKK encoded by the coding sequence ATGTCCACCACGCTCGAGAAGACCCCCGCGTCCACCCCCGCCTTCCAACAGGTCAGCCTGGCGCGGAAGACCAAGAACGGCATCGCGACGGTCCTGATCTGGCTGTCGTTCCTGATCGCCGTCGTGCCGCTGGTGTGGCTGCTCGCCACGGTGGTCATCAACGGCGTCAAGCGGATCCCCTACAGCAACTGGTGGACCGAGGACTTCGGCTCGGTGCTGTCGGACGAGGTCGGCGGCGGCGTGCTGCACGCCGTCATCGGTTCGGTGCTGCAGGGCCTGGTCTGCGCGGTCATCGCGGTCCCGATCGGCATGCTGGTCTCGATCTACCTGGTCGAGTACGGCCGCGGCAAGCTCGCGAAGATCACGACGTTCATGGTGGACATCCTCTCCGGTGTCCCCTCGATCGTCGCGGCGCTGTTCATCTACGCGCTGTGGATCACCACGTTCGGCCTCCCGCGCAGCGGTTTCGCCGTGTCGCTGGCGCTGGTGCTGCTGATGATCCCGGTGGTCGTGCGCTCCTCGGAGGAGATGCTGCGGATCGTCCCGGACGACCTGCGCGAGGCCTCCTACGCGCTCGGCGTGCCGAAGTGGAAGACGATCATGAAGATCGTCCTGCCGACCGCGCTGTCCGGCATCATCGGCGGCATCATGATGGCGCTCGCCAGGGTCATGGGCGAGACCGCGCCGCTGCTGGTCCTCGTGGGCTACTCCGCCTACGTGAACTGGGACATCTTCGGTGGCGAACAGGCCGCCTTGCCGCTTCTGATGAACAACGAACGGGTCAGCAACCCGTTCGACGAAGGTACCGTCGCGTTCGACCGGATCTGGGGCGCCGCGCTCACCCTGGTGCTGATCATCGCGATCGTGAACCTCCTCGCCATGCTCTTTGCCCGTCTTGTCGCCCCGAAGAAGAAGTGA